In Daphnia magna isolate NIES unplaced genomic scaffold, ASM2063170v1.1 Dm_contigs139, whole genome shotgun sequence, a single genomic region encodes these proteins:
- the LOC123467048 gene encoding LOW QUALITY PROTEIN: peroxisome assembly protein 12-like (The sequence of the model RefSeq protein was modified relative to this genomic sequence to represent the inferred CDS: deleted 1 base in 1 codon), whose translation MIIMAERGAHLSQLLLDSSRPSIFELVAQEGLNQALRGTIKFFFRVCANHYPETLGVTFRWANEIQLVFDCLLQSYYLRNHGASFAENFYGLERVTKNDCRLNGKAKLCSLISLSVLPYALLKLDAYFSKRQPSTQQHPVMSFSSIRFIYDLIVLINWMLYTWGKSVTHSPVLHLLGVKLKHGGENSSPGISLTKIIEMSAFFIQFLEWWFTNQSSQAKSMLSLPIPPPPHSVVQNQNSKPRTGACPLCQQQWKNECVLRVSGYVFCYRCILPYLKENSKCPISKLPATPSDLIRIFANAE comes from the exons ATGATCATTATGGCTGAAAGAGGAGCACACTTGAGTCAACTACTTTTAGATTCGAGCAGGCCATCGATTTTTGAACTAGTTGCTCAAGAAGGACTTAATCAAGCACTTCGCGGAACCATAAAATTCTTCTTTAGG gtaTGTGCAAATCATTATCCAGAAACTTTGGGTGTAACATTTCGTTGGGCAAATGAAATCCAATTAGTATTTGACTGCTTACTTCAGAGCTATTATCTACGT AACCATG GTGCTTCATTTGCTGAAAACTTTTATGGACTAGAAAGAGTCACAAAAAATGATTGCAGATTGAATGGGAAGGCAAAACTTTGTTCACTCATCAGTCTTTCAGTTCTTCCATATGCTTTGTTGAAATTAGATGCATATTTCTCTAAAAGGCAACCATCTACTCAGCAACATCCTGTGATGAGCTTTTCTAGCATTCGGTTCATCTATGATTTAATAGTTTTGATAAACTGGATGCTCTATACTTGGGGAAAATCTGTTACCCATTCTCCTGTTTTGCATCTGTTAGGAGTGAAACTAAAACATGGTGGTGAAAACAGCAGTCCAGGAATTTCTCTCACTAAAATCATTGAAATGAGTGCCTTCTTTATTCAATTTCTTGAATGGTGGTTTACTAATCAGTCATCACAAGCCAAGAGTATGCTTTCTTTACCCATTCCACCTCCACCACATTCCGTTGTACAGAACCAAAACTCCAAACCTAGGACGGGTGCTTGTCCACTGTGTCAACAGCAATGGAAGAACGAATGCGTCCTGCGGGTGTCAGG ATATGTGTTTTGCTACCGGTGTATTTTACCATATCTAAAAGAGAACAGCAAGTGCCCCATATCCAAACTCCCTGCGACCCCAAGTGACTTGATACGCATATTTGCTAACGCTGAATAA
- the LOC123466435 gene encoding uncharacterized protein LOC123466435 — protein sequence MSMQLVVKVFSRRMSIALNHYREKYEKDSIRLIFKDSLPTERLTFLLNNVFDVLNGRIPKEGITISNWHNKKKILDQMLRCLELTEQAFKKQSKNMVIVKSMFVSNQTLFGWRLTINSVIQITEELFNSGYSLVLTGKMNQDILERFFGIVRSYDNRPTAHSFLQIYRALSMSQTVKCKLKKANADDKEDVYQLVSYAKCWINRFKECERKAAAMKASLRDNLFDEISIRYVNVIQNDEKDVTRNNLIYDLCGYMFQTRGQLISCQECKETVVCEEADLPDDFTAKQYTAFRNRGGLIFVTIPVFQSIREVEKIISSQFEDDGHYLVRDSYEICMSKIKVLNLCPFFCDTPC from the exons ATGTCGATGCAATTAGTGGTAAAGGTTTTTTCAAGACGTATGAGCATTGCTTTGAATCACTACAGAgaaaaatacgaaaaagaTAGCATTAGATTAATATTCAAAG ATTCTCTACCTACAGAGAGACTTACATTTCTTTTGAATAACGTATTTGATGTGTTAAATGGACGCATTCCAAAGGAAGGAATAACGATTAGCAACTGgcataacaagaaaaaaattttggatcAAATGCTGAGATGTCTGGAACTGACTGAACAGGCGTTCAAGAAGCAATCTAAGAATATGGTCATTGTTAAAAGTATGTTTGTTTCGAATCAAACTCTTTTTGGTTGGCGCTTAACAATCAACAGCGTAATCCAAATTACTGAGGAATTGTTCAATTCTGGGTATTCACTAGTACTGACCGGCAAAATGAATCAAGATATTCTGGAA CGTTTTTTTGGAATCGTGCGCTCCTACGACAACCGACCAACAGCACACTCTTTCCTTCAGATCTACCGTGCGCTCTCCATGTCGCAAACTGTCAAATGTAAGTTAAAGAAGGCTAATGCAGATGACAAAGAGGATGTGTACCAATTGGTTTCATATGCGAAATGTTGGATTAACCGCTTCAAGGAGTGCGAGAGGAAGGCTGCCGCAATGAAAGCTTCCTTACGCGATAATTTGTTTGACGAAATTTCAATTCGCTATGTGAATGTTATTCAAAATGATGAGAAAGATGTTACTAGAAACAATTTAATTTACGATCTCTGCGGCTACATGTTTCAGACGAGGGGACAGTTAATATCTTGCCAAGAGTGTAAAGAAACAGTTGTTTGTGAGGAGGCTGATTTGCCAGACGATTTCACTGCAAAGCAGTACACAGCTTTTCGCAATAGAGGAGGACTAATTTTTGTTACAATCCCAGTCTTTCAATCAATACGGGAAGTGGAAAAGATTATTTCGTCTCAATTTGAAGATGACGGTCATTATTTAGTGAGAGATAGTTACGAAATTTGTATGTCAAAAATCAAAGTACTCAAtctttgtccttttttttgtgacaCACCGTGCTGA
- the LOC123467036 gene encoding uncharacterized protein LOC123467036 translates to MTRKPCFVFNCKSSYNKENESLAFFHPPKLCLNSWQEIIKKPGLTCQSRICSIHFEKNDILKGREIQGVFYSYPKWKLKSGARPSKLLGNDVSVLERPAAKKYVHSDRFKSPYRNITAKSKAANPKLQLDNQSFLSNNNTNVLIPSHAKKSTSNSIAIHQLDAEKGKVNDMEAAEPVALPCVTTEDMFQEPTTETLLHIPPEKEMASESESQLRVEFEPNDMEVDELIGAPGEMTEEMLQENSEQTARETEMEGYLDPATYTDVIARVKLPSSSWMWQEDKVNKTLVCFSHSFSPDRKIVIKTISVVSMNKVELFLNGKQIFPRNVKTNFNVIEDLSNIIGAVEVSNVCDGIVY, encoded by the exons ATGACACGCAAACCatgtttcgtttttaattGTAAATCTTCttataacaaagaaaatgaaagtctTGCGTTTTTCCATCCACCGAAGTTGTGTCTAAATTCCTGGCAGGAAATTATTAAAAAGCCAGGACTCACTTGCCAGTCCAGAATTTGCagtattcattttgaaaagaacGACATACTCAAAGGGAGAGAAATTCAAGGCGTGTTTTACAGTTATCCGAAATGGAAATTAAAATCAGGTGCTCGGCCCAGTAAATTGCTAG GAAATGATGTCAGCGTACTCGAAAGACCTGCTGCAAAGAAGTATGTTCACAGTGATAGGTTTAAGTCACCATATCGAAATATAACAGCAAAGTCTAAAGCTGCTAATCCTAAGCTGCAGTTGGACAATCAATCATTTTTGTCGAATAACAACACCAATGTATTGATCCCATCACATGCAAAGAAGTCAACGTCAAATAGCATAG CTATACACCAACTTGAcgctgaaaaaggaaaagtaaaTGATATGGAAGCAGCTGAACCTGTGGCATTACCATGTGTAACAACAGAAGACATGTTCCAGGAACCTACTACTGAAACACTCCTACACATTCCacctgaaaaagaaatggcatcTGAATCTGAATCTCAATTGAGAGTAGAATTTGAACCGAATGATATGGAAGTGGATGAACTGATTGGAGCACCGGGTGAAATGACAGAAGAAATGTTACAAGAAAATTCAGAACAAACAGCACGGGAGACAGAAATGGAAGGATACCTTGACCCAGCTACATACACTGATGTTATTGCGAGAGTCAAACTACCTTCCTCTTCGTGGATGTGGCAAGAAGATAAGGTTAACAAAACCCTCGTGTGTTTCAGTCATTCATTTTCTCCAGATCGCAAAATTGTAATAAAAACAATCTCAGTTGTCTCCATGAATAAGGTGGAATTGTTCCTCAATGGAAAACAAATATTTCCCCGTAATGTTAAGACTAATTTCAATGTAATTGAAGATTTATCTAACATTATTGGTGCCGTGGAAGTAAGCAATGTGTGTGATGGAATTGTTTATTAA